The Danio rerio strain Tuebingen ecotype United States chromosome 1, GRCz12tu, whole genome shotgun sequence genome includes a region encoding these proteins:
- the iqce gene encoding IQ domain-containing protein E, translated as MSVVAGELGTEEEVEDLAEDSLCSSYVSDTEKPRKKKVSGRPPPSPKSPYLNSANLHMKRAPAASCRTMKGLQLQNCKTPPAAPHRDVWLHLQDDGHGSLSKSPKVMDCSVTQSSISSARTPEYLKEALGMKKPKYSRSASNGYVPGTPDYKDKEEMYDEIIDLKKTIQTQKAESDKLRAKLRRFEEENCKKDRQIEQLLDPAKDPEYARSLVDRKTDPRSIINGLKQRILRLEQQCKEKENALSQLQSDHKTTNMQEMKITVETYFEEVQRLRTLLDSAERSNKAESKESRRQNKTLSTTVLRLTKTVQQLEEENQELKKELTQEEMSMTDSPACRAKGYMDWSKQRLVRRILELEKRLERMKNLQITKASQKSLDDTESTNQNAETEPSMITENDVLLNGVVTKLGEQKSELKLKLTQRDEEIRRLSAEKDERLKEVENVLKEQIRNHESLIQTHRQEMSALIVEITCLKEKLEEERNLKVVQDPIQVRDSSSLSTEPSSPSDFGTKKKNKAAEIIQKHWRSHRKRDLVLLQSCLRGHLIRQRHLEGQKQADLGTVPASMSQSGKSTQAVQEEEVTLLQSVFRAHLKRSTMNTDRAQSVSSIHQNKQHVLPAGSSQAVFTSKTQSSGVKIHQQEPATEIPKSVDSDDSDDIIVSPSRPPRKKEQPFSCFPFSADDLI; from the exons GCAGAGGACAGTCTATGTAGCAGCTATGTGTCCGACACTGAAAAG CCAAGAAAAAAGAAAGTTTCTGGCAGACCACCTCCTTCTCCTA AGTCGCCATATCTGAACAGTGCAAACTTGCATATGAAGAGAGCTCCAGCTGCATCATGTAGGACGATGAAGGGGTTGCAGCTCCAAAACTGTAAAACCCCTCCAGCTGCTCCACACAGAGACGTCTGGCTGCACTTACAGGATGATGGACATG GGTCATTGTCAAAATCTCCAAAAGTCATGGATTGCAGtgtcacacagagcagcattagcAGTGCCAGAACACCGGAATACTTGAAGGAGGCCTTAGGAATGAAAAAGCCCAAATATTCCCGCTCCGCATCTAACG GTTACGTTCCAGGGACCCCAGACTACAAAGACAAGGAGGAGATGTATGATGAAATAATCGATCTAAAAAAG ACCATCCAAACCCAAAAAGCTGAATCAGACAAGTTGAGAGCTAAGCTGCGGCGTTTTGAAGAAGAAAACTGTAAGAAAGACAGGCAAATCGAACAGCTGCTGGACCCAGCCAAG GACCCAGAGTATGCTCGGAGTTTAGTGGACAGAAAGACCGATCCTAGATCA ATTATTAATGGACTGAAACAGAGGATTCTGCGACTGGAGCAGCAGTGCAAAGAGAAAGAGAATGCCTTGAG TCAGCTTCAGAGTGACCACAAAACTACTAACATGCAGGAAATGAAGATCACTGTTGAAACCTATTTTGAAGAG GTTCAAAGATTGCGCACACTGTTAGATTCAGCTGAGAGAAG TAATAAGGCTGAGAGCAAAGAGAGCAGAAGGCAGAACAAGACTCTTAGTACCACAGTTCTGAGACTCACAAAGACTGTTCAACAACTGGAGGAAGAGAACCAGGAACTCAAAAAAGAATTGACCCAGGAAGAGATGAGCATGACGGACAGCCCTGCATGCAGAGCCAAGG gTTATATGGATTGGAGTAAACAGAGACTTGTGCGACGAATCCTGGAGCTTGAAAAG AGATTGGAAAGGATGAAAAATCTTCAGATCACCAAAGCGTCACAAAAGAGCCTAGACGATACAGAATCAACGAATCAGAATGCAGAGACCGAGCCATCTATGATTACAGAGAATGATGTGCTTTTGAATGGAGTGGTTACGAAACTTGGAGAACAGAAATCAGAGCTAAAGCTAAAACTGACCCAGAGAGA TGAGGAGATAAGACGTTTATCTGCTGAAAAGGATGAACGTCTGAAAGAGGTAGAAAATGTGCTGAAGGAGCAAATCCGAAATCACGAGAGCCTGATTCAAACACACAG ACAGGAGATGAGTGCACTGATTGTAGAAATCACTTGTTTAAAAGAGAAACTAGAGGAGGAGAGAAACCTCAAAGTAGTGCAAGATCCAATTCAG GTTCGAGACAGTTCTTCTTTGTCAACAGAACCATCATCGCCATCAGATTTTgggacaaaaaagaaaaacaaggcaGCTGAGATAATCCAGAAACACTGGCGCTCACACCGTAAACGG GATCTAGTTCTCTTGCAGTCCTGTCTCAGAGGACATCTGATCAGACAGAGGCATCTGGAGGGACAGAAGCAAGCTGACCTGGGAACTGTCCCTGCTTCCATG AGCCAATCAGGTAAGAGCACTCAAGCTGTACAGGAAGAAGAAGTGACTCTACTGCAGTCGGTCTTTAGGGCTCATCTCAAACGCAGCACTATGAACACGGACAG GGCACAGTCTGTATCTTCCATACATCAGAACAAGCAGCATGTGTTACCCGCAGGATCCTCTCAGGCCGTGTTCACAAGCAAAACCCAAAGCTCAG GCGTGAAGATccaccaacaggaaccagccaccGAAATCCCAAAGAGCGTTGATTCAGACGACTCTGATGATATCATCGTGTCTCCTTCAAGACCACCGAGGAAAAAAGAACAGCCTTTCAGTTGTTTTCCTTTCAGTGCCGATGACTTGATTTAG
- the iqce gene encoding IQ domain-containing protein E isoform X1: MSVVAGELGTEEEVEDLAEDSLCSSYVSDTEKQPRKKKVSGRPPPSPKSPYLNSANLHMKRAPAASCRTMKGLQLQNCKTPPAAPHRDVWLHLQDDGHGSLSKSPKVMDCSVTQSSISSARTPEYLKEALGMKKPKYSRSASNGYVPGTPDYKDKEEMYDEIIDLKKTIQTQKAESDKLRAKLRRFEEENCKKDRQIEQLLDPAKDPEYARSLVDRKTDPRSIINGLKQRILRLEQQCKEKENALSQLQSDHKTTNMQEMKITVETYFEEVQRLRTLLDSAERSNKAESKESRRQNKTLSTTVLRLTKTVQQLEEENQELKKELTQEEMSMTDSPACRAKGYMDWSKQRLVRRILELEKRLERMKNLQITKASQKSLDDTESTNQNAETEPSMITENDVLLNGVVTKLGEQKSELKLKLTQRDEEIRRLSAEKDERLKEVENVLKEQIRNHESLIQTHRQEMSALIVEITCLKEKLEEERNLKVVQDPIQVRDSSSLSTEPSSPSDFGTKKKNKAAEIIQKHWRSHRKRDLVLLQSCLRGHLIRQRHLEGQKQADLGTVPASMSQSGKSTQAVQEEEVTLLQSVFRAHLKRSTMNTDRAQSVSSIHQNKQHVLPAGSSQAVFTSKTQSSGVKIHQQEPATEIPKSVDSDDSDDIIVSPSRPPRKKEQPFSCFPFSADDLI, translated from the exons GCAGAGGACAGTCTATGTAGCAGCTATGTGTCCGACACTGAAAAG CAGCCAAGAAAAAAGAAAGTTTCTGGCAGACCACCTCCTTCTCCTA AGTCGCCATATCTGAACAGTGCAAACTTGCATATGAAGAGAGCTCCAGCTGCATCATGTAGGACGATGAAGGGGTTGCAGCTCCAAAACTGTAAAACCCCTCCAGCTGCTCCACACAGAGACGTCTGGCTGCACTTACAGGATGATGGACATG GGTCATTGTCAAAATCTCCAAAAGTCATGGATTGCAGtgtcacacagagcagcattagcAGTGCCAGAACACCGGAATACTTGAAGGAGGCCTTAGGAATGAAAAAGCCCAAATATTCCCGCTCCGCATCTAACG GTTACGTTCCAGGGACCCCAGACTACAAAGACAAGGAGGAGATGTATGATGAAATAATCGATCTAAAAAAG ACCATCCAAACCCAAAAAGCTGAATCAGACAAGTTGAGAGCTAAGCTGCGGCGTTTTGAAGAAGAAAACTGTAAGAAAGACAGGCAAATCGAACAGCTGCTGGACCCAGCCAAG GACCCAGAGTATGCTCGGAGTTTAGTGGACAGAAAGACCGATCCTAGATCA ATTATTAATGGACTGAAACAGAGGATTCTGCGACTGGAGCAGCAGTGCAAAGAGAAAGAGAATGCCTTGAG TCAGCTTCAGAGTGACCACAAAACTACTAACATGCAGGAAATGAAGATCACTGTTGAAACCTATTTTGAAGAG GTTCAAAGATTGCGCACACTGTTAGATTCAGCTGAGAGAAG TAATAAGGCTGAGAGCAAAGAGAGCAGAAGGCAGAACAAGACTCTTAGTACCACAGTTCTGAGACTCACAAAGACTGTTCAACAACTGGAGGAAGAGAACCAGGAACTCAAAAAAGAATTGACCCAGGAAGAGATGAGCATGACGGACAGCCCTGCATGCAGAGCCAAGG gTTATATGGATTGGAGTAAACAGAGACTTGTGCGACGAATCCTGGAGCTTGAAAAG AGATTGGAAAGGATGAAAAATCTTCAGATCACCAAAGCGTCACAAAAGAGCCTAGACGATACAGAATCAACGAATCAGAATGCAGAGACCGAGCCATCTATGATTACAGAGAATGATGTGCTTTTGAATGGAGTGGTTACGAAACTTGGAGAACAGAAATCAGAGCTAAAGCTAAAACTGACCCAGAGAGA TGAGGAGATAAGACGTTTATCTGCTGAAAAGGATGAACGTCTGAAAGAGGTAGAAAATGTGCTGAAGGAGCAAATCCGAAATCACGAGAGCCTGATTCAAACACACAG ACAGGAGATGAGTGCACTGATTGTAGAAATCACTTGTTTAAAAGAGAAACTAGAGGAGGAGAGAAACCTCAAAGTAGTGCAAGATCCAATTCAG GTTCGAGACAGTTCTTCTTTGTCAACAGAACCATCATCGCCATCAGATTTTgggacaaaaaagaaaaacaaggcaGCTGAGATAATCCAGAAACACTGGCGCTCACACCGTAAACGG GATCTAGTTCTCTTGCAGTCCTGTCTCAGAGGACATCTGATCAGACAGAGGCATCTGGAGGGACAGAAGCAAGCTGACCTGGGAACTGTCCCTGCTTCCATG AGCCAATCAGGTAAGAGCACTCAAGCTGTACAGGAAGAAGAAGTGACTCTACTGCAGTCGGTCTTTAGGGCTCATCTCAAACGCAGCACTATGAACACGGACAG GGCACAGTCTGTATCTTCCATACATCAGAACAAGCAGCATGTGTTACCCGCAGGATCCTCTCAGGCCGTGTTCACAAGCAAAACCCAAAGCTCAG GCGTGAAGATccaccaacaggaaccagccaccGAAATCCCAAAGAGCGTTGATTCAGACGACTCTGATGATATCATCGTGTCTCCTTCAAGACCACCGAGGAAAAAAGAACAGCCTTTCAGTTGTTTTCCTTTCAGTGCCGATGACTTGATTTAG